A region from the Sandaracinus amylolyticus genome encodes:
- a CDS encoding c-type cytochrome domain-containing protein — protein MRRALVLALLGLGACASPRAGLDRREPNPTCLGRATFPDALADTGCFEPGSSTPIAAMLPYEVRVPLWSDGAAKERFVALPDGGSLEVDDGHVILPPGGVLVKTFRAGAQPIETRLLVRDEQGTWHAATYLWDEAGAEARRFEGGTVERGGLTWDVPREDECFDCHVDAAGTSLGLELAQLDTDVVYVATGRSAPQLDTLVAIGALARDALEHDHAPYEPDDARAYLHVQCAHCHRPGGSATVALDLRFEIEERWMNVIDQRPERGDPEGEAGILVAPGAPERSVLYQRITSDDPTWRMPPLGTQRVDAAGAERVAAWIDALSE, from the coding sequence GTGAGGCGCGCGCTCGTCCTCGCGCTGCTCGGCCTCGGCGCGTGCGCCTCTCCGCGCGCCGGGCTCGATCGACGCGAGCCCAACCCGACGTGCCTCGGTCGCGCGACGTTCCCGGACGCGCTCGCCGACACCGGCTGCTTCGAGCCGGGATCCTCGACGCCGATCGCAGCGATGTTGCCGTACGAGGTGCGCGTGCCGCTGTGGTCCGACGGTGCCGCGAAGGAGCGCTTCGTCGCGCTGCCCGACGGCGGGTCGCTCGAGGTCGACGACGGGCACGTGATCCTCCCGCCCGGCGGCGTGCTCGTGAAGACGTTCCGCGCCGGTGCGCAGCCGATCGAGACGCGCCTGCTCGTGCGCGACGAGCAGGGCACGTGGCACGCGGCGACGTACCTCTGGGACGAGGCCGGCGCCGAAGCGCGTCGCTTCGAGGGCGGCACCGTCGAGCGCGGCGGGCTCACGTGGGACGTTCCGCGCGAGGACGAGTGCTTCGACTGCCACGTCGACGCGGCAGGCACGAGCCTGGGCCTCGAGCTCGCGCAGCTCGACACCGACGTCGTGTACGTCGCGACCGGTCGCAGCGCGCCGCAGCTCGACACGCTCGTCGCGATCGGCGCGCTCGCGCGCGACGCGCTCGAGCACGACCACGCGCCGTACGAGCCCGACGACGCACGCGCGTACCTCCACGTGCAGTGCGCGCACTGTCATCGCCCGGGCGGGAGCGCGACCGTCGCGCTCGATCTGCGCTTCGAGATCGAGGAGCGATGGATGAACGTGATCGATCAGCGCCCGGAGCGCGGCGATCCCGAGGGCGAAGCGGGCATCCTCGTCGCGCCCGGCGCGCCCGAGCGCTCGGTGCTGTACCAGCGCATCACGAGCGACGACCCGACGTGGCGCATGCCTCCGCTCGGCACGCAGCGCGTCGACGCCGCGGGCGCCGAGCGCGTCGCCGCGTGGATCGACGCGCTGAGCGAGTGA
- a CDS encoding efflux RND transporter periplasmic adaptor subunit, whose product MRAGVVVLLGMLASACGASEAAAPAVAERGRLVVVEPSVSGVAEERVTMLGDVQGEVEVRVFAQVPERIRVLHVHEGDHVEAGDPIATLEADLQATGVAQAGAAVEAAASARDQLRADLERATRLAATGAIPRAQVDALAAQLRASEAQVAQVSAAHRSAGAQRARTVIRAPVTGTVALLAVQDGDMVAPTLPICSVVRTERVKVALRVTEQDWVRIREGMEVEIAPPALENVVRRGTVSRVSPVIDRMTRTAMVEVVVENADGVLRPGMVARAGVVLARREDVTMVAGRAVVMTPDTDSDHRAVVFVADGETARRRDVRIGVRYGERIEIAEGLAAGERVVIEGQHLLRDGAPIRVAGERAAAGPG is encoded by the coding sequence ATGCGCGCGGGGGTCGTCGTTCTCTTGGGCATGCTCGCGTCGGCGTGCGGCGCGAGCGAGGCCGCCGCGCCGGCGGTCGCGGAGCGTGGTCGCCTCGTCGTGGTCGAGCCCTCGGTGTCGGGCGTCGCCGAGGAGCGCGTCACGATGCTCGGCGACGTGCAGGGCGAGGTCGAGGTCCGCGTGTTCGCGCAGGTGCCCGAGCGCATCCGCGTGCTGCACGTGCACGAAGGCGATCACGTCGAGGCCGGCGATCCGATCGCGACGCTCGAGGCCGACCTCCAGGCCACCGGCGTCGCGCAGGCGGGCGCTGCGGTCGAGGCTGCTGCGTCGGCGCGCGATCAGCTGCGCGCCGATCTCGAGCGCGCGACGCGTCTCGCCGCGACCGGTGCGATCCCACGCGCGCAGGTCGATGCGCTCGCGGCGCAGCTCCGCGCATCGGAGGCCCAGGTCGCGCAGGTCTCGGCAGCGCATCGCAGCGCCGGCGCGCAGCGCGCGCGCACCGTGATCCGCGCGCCGGTCACGGGCACGGTCGCGCTGCTCGCGGTGCAGGACGGCGACATGGTCGCGCCGACGTTGCCGATCTGCAGCGTGGTGCGCACCGAGCGCGTGAAGGTCGCGCTGCGGGTGACCGAGCAGGACTGGGTGCGCATCCGCGAGGGCATGGAGGTCGAGATCGCGCCTCCCGCGCTGGAGAACGTGGTGCGACGCGGCACGGTCTCGCGGGTGTCGCCGGTGATCGATCGGATGACGCGCACCGCGATGGTCGAGGTCGTGGTCGAGAACGCCGACGGCGTGCTGCGTCCCGGCATGGTCGCGCGCGCCGGCGTGGTGCTCGCGCGGCGCGAGGACGTGACGATGGTCGCCGGTCGCGCGGTCGTGATGACGCCCGACACCGACAGCGATCACCGCGCGGTCGTGTTCGTCGCCGACGGTGAGACCGCGCGCCGCCGCGACGTGCGCATCGGCGTGCGCTACGGCGAGCGCATCGAGATCGCGGAAGGGCTCGCGGCGGGCGAGCGCGTCGTGATCGAGGGCCAGCACCTGCTCCGCGACGGCGCGCCGATCCGCGTCGCCGGCGAGCGCGCGGCGGCGGGGCCCGGATGA